One genomic window of Nakamurella panacisegetis includes the following:
- the thrS gene encoding threonine--tRNA ligase translates to MSVVAHSHAAARVRVPAGTTASQAVGEAGLPRSGAEAIVVVRDQDGKLRDLAWSPEHDAEVEPVAANTEDGRSVIRHSAAHVLAQAVQQQFPEAKLGIGPFIKDGFYYDFFVEKPFTPEDLTALEKRMKQIVKAGQRFSRRVYPSVEEARAELAGEPFKLELIDDKSSIDDAEVLEVSAGGVLTAYDNLHAHTGERIWGDLCRGPHLPTTKGVPAFKLTKSSAAYWRGDQKNAGMQRIYGTAWENQEALDAYLLAQAEAERRDHRKLGNELDLFSFPDQLGSGLAVFHPRGGIIRNEMEQYSRLRHIQAGYEFVNTPHITKGQLYETSGHLDWYREGMFPAMHLDAEYQQDDAGNISVRKPGQDYYLKPMNCPMHNLIFDARGRSYRELPLRLFEFGTVYRNEPSGVVHGLTRARGFTQDDAHIYCTREQMRDELASLLRFVLDLLKDYGLDDFYLELSTRNPEKSIGDDATWEEATATLAEVAAASGLELVPDPEGAAFYGPKISVQARDAIGRTWQMSTIQLDFLLPERFELEYSAADGTRQRPVMIHRALFGSIERFFGVLTEHYAGAFPAWLSPVQVVGIPVAEAFGDHLEAVATAAKARGIRFQVDHSDDRMQKKIRNHTTGKVPFMLLAGAADVESGAVSFRFRDGSQINGVPIEHAVAAIDGWVANRVNASPDAELFAAALTQAGWEAPRAESD, encoded by the coding sequence GTGTCTGTCGTCGCTCATTCCCACGCCGCTGCGCGCGTGAGGGTTCCGGCGGGCACGACCGCCTCCCAGGCAGTGGGTGAGGCCGGGCTCCCGCGCAGCGGCGCCGAGGCGATCGTGGTGGTGCGTGACCAGGACGGCAAGCTCCGCGACCTGGCCTGGTCGCCCGAGCACGACGCCGAGGTGGAGCCGGTCGCGGCCAACACCGAGGACGGACGTTCGGTCATCCGGCACTCGGCGGCGCACGTGCTGGCGCAGGCCGTCCAGCAGCAGTTCCCGGAGGCCAAGCTCGGCATCGGGCCGTTCATCAAGGACGGGTTCTACTACGACTTCTTCGTCGAGAAGCCTTTCACCCCGGAGGATCTCACCGCCCTGGAAAAGCGGATGAAGCAGATCGTGAAGGCCGGGCAGCGGTTCTCCCGCCGGGTCTATCCCTCGGTGGAGGAGGCCCGCGCTGAGCTGGCCGGCGAGCCGTTCAAGCTCGAACTGATCGACGACAAGTCCAGCATCGACGACGCGGAAGTGCTGGAGGTCTCGGCCGGAGGCGTCCTGACCGCCTACGACAACCTGCACGCCCACACCGGGGAGCGGATCTGGGGTGACCTGTGCCGTGGGCCGCATCTGCCGACCACCAAGGGCGTCCCCGCGTTCAAGCTCACCAAGTCCTCCGCGGCGTACTGGCGCGGCGACCAGAAGAACGCGGGCATGCAGCGCATCTACGGCACCGCCTGGGAGAACCAGGAGGCGCTGGATGCGTACCTGCTGGCCCAGGCCGAGGCCGAACGCCGCGACCACCGGAAGCTGGGCAACGAGCTGGACCTGTTCAGCTTCCCGGACCAGCTGGGTTCGGGCCTGGCCGTTTTCCACCCCCGGGGCGGGATCATCCGCAACGAGATGGAGCAGTACTCGCGGCTGCGGCACATCCAGGCCGGCTACGAGTTCGTCAACACCCCGCACATCACCAAGGGCCAGCTGTACGAGACCTCCGGGCACCTCGACTGGTACCGCGAGGGAATGTTCCCGGCGATGCATCTGGACGCCGAATACCAGCAGGACGACGCGGGCAACATCTCCGTGCGCAAACCAGGCCAGGACTACTACCTGAAGCCGATGAACTGCCCGATGCACAACCTGATCTTCGACGCCCGGGGTCGCTCCTACCGGGAACTCCCGTTGCGGCTCTTCGAGTTCGGCACCGTGTACCGCAACGAACCGTCGGGCGTGGTCCACGGCCTGACCCGGGCCCGCGGTTTCACCCAGGACGATGCCCACATCTACTGCACCCGTGAGCAGATGCGTGACGAACTGGCCAGCCTGCTCCGGTTCGTCCTCGATCTGCTCAAGGACTACGGCCTGGACGACTTCTACCTCGAGTTGTCCACCCGCAACCCCGAGAAGTCGATCGGCGACGACGCCACCTGGGAGGAGGCCACCGCGACCCTGGCCGAGGTGGCCGCCGCGTCCGGTCTCGAACTGGTGCCCGACCCGGAAGGCGCTGCCTTCTACGGTCCGAAGATCTCCGTCCAGGCCCGGGACGCCATCGGCCGCACCTGGCAGATGTCGACCATCCAGCTCGACTTCCTGCTGCCGGAACGGTTCGAACTCGAATACTCGGCGGCCGATGGCACCCGCCAGCGCCCGGTGATGATCCACCGGGCCCTGTTCGGCTCGATCGAACGCTTCTTCGGTGTCCTCACCGAGCACTACGCCGGCGCCTTCCCGGCCTGGCTGTCACCGGTGCAGGTGGTCGGGATCCCGGTGGCCGAGGCGTTCGGCGACCACCTGGAGGCCGTGGCCACCGCGGCCAAGGCGCGGGGAATCCGGTTCCAGGTCGACCACTCCGACGACCGGATGCAGAAGAAGATCCGCAACCACACCACCGGCAAGGTGCCGTTCATGCTGTTGGCCGGGGCGGCGGACGTCGAGTCAGGGGCGGTGTCGTTCCGATTCCGCGACGGATCGCAGATCAACGGGGTACCGATCGAGCACGCCGTGGCCGCCATCGACGGGTGGGTCGCCAACAGGGTCAACGCGTCCCCCGATGCGGAGCTGTTCGCCGCCGCGCTCACCCAGGCCGGTTGGGAAGCCCCGCGGGCCGAAAGTGACTGA
- a CDS encoding DUF3048 domain-containing protein: MRSARVLAAVAIPVLILSACSSKKSPAPSTTAVVSSAPVSSPAVSSSPPVSSAPAPSKTTTAKTTAPAVKPGATDPLTGLAPSKNPVLAVKIDNTYFEVAQFGVSDADIVFVEQVEGGLTRLIAVFHTTLPTEVGPVRSVRSTDAQLLPVFGRPGLVFSGGAGGPLADLAKTAVVDTSALGGDYFRSSVATGTYNLHADLTKIAKDATGLGAVQPIGLTFVKSSAAVSAGAKVKSISVVMEAGLTDFSWTGGRFVRMRNDAPVSDYQGKVEAADNVLVMHVTDTPDGTVDTNGQPSYLTQTVGSGKVTLYRDGHAVAGTWKRATATGRFTFQDAKGHALPFKPGKTWVMLAPQTAVVTTT, from the coding sequence ATGCGCTCCGCCCGAGTCCTCGCTGCTGTTGCCATTCCGGTCCTGATCCTGTCCGCCTGCTCGTCGAAGAAGTCCCCGGCACCGTCCACGACGGCCGTGGTCAGCAGCGCTCCGGTCAGCAGTCCGGCCGTGAGCTCCAGTCCGCCCGTCTCCTCGGCGCCTGCCCCTTCGAAGACCACGACGGCCAAGACAACAGCGCCCGCGGTGAAGCCGGGCGCGACCGATCCGTTGACCGGTCTGGCCCCGAGCAAGAACCCGGTCCTGGCCGTCAAGATCGACAACACGTACTTCGAGGTCGCGCAGTTCGGTGTTTCCGACGCCGACATCGTCTTCGTCGAACAGGTCGAGGGCGGCCTGACCCGCCTCATCGCGGTGTTCCACACCACGCTGCCGACCGAGGTCGGTCCCGTTCGCAGCGTCCGATCGACCGATGCCCAGCTCCTGCCCGTCTTCGGCCGGCCCGGACTGGTGTTCTCCGGGGGCGCGGGAGGTCCGCTGGCCGACCTGGCCAAAACCGCCGTCGTCGACACCTCGGCTCTGGGCGGCGACTACTTCCGGTCGAGCGTGGCCACCGGGACGTACAACCTGCACGCCGATCTGACCAAGATCGCCAAGGACGCGACCGGGCTCGGCGCGGTCCAGCCCATCGGCCTCACGTTCGTCAAGAGCTCGGCCGCGGTGAGTGCGGGCGCGAAGGTGAAGTCCATCTCCGTGGTCATGGAGGCGGGCCTGACCGACTTCAGTTGGACCGGCGGACGCTTCGTCCGGATGCGGAACGACGCGCCGGTCTCCGACTACCAGGGCAAGGTCGAAGCCGCCGACAACGTGCTGGTCATGCACGTGACCGACACTCCGGACGGCACTGTGGACACCAACGGTCAGCCGTCCTACCTGACCCAGACGGTCGGCTCGGGCAAGGTGACGCTCTACCGTGACGGGCACGCCGTCGCCGGCACCTGGAAGCGGGCCACGGCGACCGGGCGGTTCACCTTCCAGGACGCGAAGGGACACGCGCTGCCGTTCAAGCCCGGCAAGACCTGGGTGATGCTCGCTCCGCAGACCGCGGTGGTCACCACCACCTGA
- a CDS encoding phosphatidylinositol mannoside acyltransferase has protein sequence MSETSDALIGLGYTAAWAAAKRLPAGAAYALADRAADLAMTRRGPAVVQYARNLRRVLGPGATPETLYATTGKGLRSYARYWLETFRLPVMDKDEVAVRALAASTGMHHIAEAVDAGRGVVVALPHSGNWDVAGLMLVHQQGSLVSVAERLRPESLYRKFVAYRESLGMEILPLTGGSAPASSVLKDRLRAGKVVCLLGDRDLTASGVPVTFFGQQTRMPAGPAMLAALTDSVLVTARLTFLQDGSGRGWGATVSAPIELPGTRLAERVRNGTQIIASAFEAGIAEVPHDWHMLQRLWLEDLPEGHEAAEPAANRPAGGTRAGA, from the coding sequence GTGAGCGAGACCTCCGACGCGCTGATCGGCCTCGGATACACGGCCGCCTGGGCCGCCGCGAAACGGCTCCCAGCCGGTGCCGCGTACGCGCTGGCCGATCGGGCCGCCGATCTGGCGATGACCCGGCGCGGGCCGGCCGTGGTCCAGTACGCCCGGAATCTGCGGCGGGTGCTCGGCCCCGGGGCGACACCGGAAACGCTGTACGCGACGACGGGGAAGGGTCTGCGGTCGTACGCGCGGTACTGGCTGGAGACCTTCCGCCTGCCGGTGATGGACAAGGACGAGGTCGCCGTCCGGGCGCTTGCCGCCTCCACCGGCATGCACCACATCGCCGAGGCGGTCGATGCCGGCCGGGGTGTGGTCGTGGCCCTGCCGCACTCGGGGAACTGGGACGTGGCCGGGCTGATGCTGGTCCACCAACAGGGATCCCTGGTCAGCGTGGCCGAACGGCTGCGTCCGGAGAGCCTGTACCGGAAGTTCGTGGCCTACCGCGAATCGCTCGGCATGGAGATCCTGCCGCTCACCGGTGGATCGGCACCGGCGTCATCGGTGCTCAAGGATCGGCTCCGGGCCGGCAAGGTCGTGTGTCTGCTCGGCGATCGCGACCTGACGGCCAGCGGCGTGCCGGTCACCTTCTTCGGGCAGCAGACCCGGATGCCGGCCGGGCCGGCGATGCTGGCCGCGCTGACCGATTCCGTCCTGGTCACCGCGCGCCTGACCTTCCTGCAGGACGGATCCGGACGGGGTTGGGGGGCCACCGTGTCAGCCCCGATCGAGTTGCCCGGCACGAGATTGGCCGAGCGGGTCAGGAACGGCACGCAGATCATCGCCTCGGCCTTCGAGGCGGGCATCGCCGAGGTCCCTCATGATTGGCACATGCTCCAGAGACTCTGGCTCGAGGATCTGCCGGAAGGCCACGAGGCGGCCGAACCGGCCGCGAACCGGCCGGCCGGCGGAACGCGGGCCGGGGCATGA
- a CDS encoding HIT family protein encodes MTDHADGAAGLVTPDVELVHQDGVGAPDRWARLWTPHRMAYVTAEPRVAPEAGPTCPFCRIPTLDDEAGLIVARGQDVYAVLNLFPYNPGHLMVVPYRHVADYTALTATEMVELGEFTSRAMTVLRKVSGPHGFNIGINAGETAGAGIAAHLHQHIVPRWGGDSNFMPVVAATKVLPQLLGETRALLAAAW; translated from the coding sequence GTGACTGACCACGCCGACGGCGCTGCCGGACTCGTCACGCCCGATGTCGAACTGGTCCACCAGGACGGCGTCGGCGCCCCGGACCGGTGGGCCCGGCTGTGGACACCGCACCGCATGGCGTACGTCACAGCGGAGCCGCGGGTGGCGCCGGAGGCCGGCCCGACCTGTCCGTTCTGTCGCATTCCGACCCTCGACGACGAGGCCGGACTGATCGTCGCCCGGGGTCAGGACGTCTACGCGGTGCTGAACCTGTTCCCCTACAACCCGGGGCATCTGATGGTGGTGCCGTACCGGCACGTCGCGGACTACACCGCACTCACGGCCACCGAGATGGTGGAGCTCGGTGAGTTCACCAGCCGCGCGATGACGGTGCTGCGCAAGGTGTCCGGCCCCCACGGCTTCAACATCGGGATCAACGCCGGGGAGACCGCCGGGGCGGGGATCGCGGCCCATCTGCACCAGCACATCGTCCCGCGCTGGGGCGGCGACTCCAACTTCATGCCGGTGGTCGCGGCGACCAAAGTGCTGCCCCAGTTGCTCGGTGAAACCAGGGCTCTGCTCGCTGCCGCCTGGTGA
- a CDS encoding glycosyltransferase family 4 protein, translating into MRIGLVCPYSFDIPGGVQGHVADLATTLIGLGHEVSVLAPGDDDGDFPDFVVPAGRSVGIPYNGSVARLSFGPVSYARVRKWVRAGHFDVLHLHEPVAPSLSMLALIVADGPIVATFHTANPRSKMLAAFQGLLQPFLEKITGRIAVSDLARQVQVEHLGGDAVVIPNGVDVATYAAARPLPGYPRDGGTIGFIGRFEEPRKGMSTLLDALRILRVDRPELQLVVAGSGDEKELIEMAGDFAGHVRSLGLISTADKASLLHSVDLYCAPNTGGESFGMILTEAMSAGCAVVASDLDAFARVLDDGAAGVLSPVEDPEALAVAIGGLLDDPARRAELVAAARTAVAAYDWPVVAGRIVKVYETVIAADPRSVVAAD; encoded by the coding sequence ATGAGGATCGGCCTGGTGTGCCCGTACTCGTTCGACATCCCGGGCGGAGTGCAGGGGCATGTGGCCGACCTGGCGACCACGTTGATCGGGCTCGGACACGAGGTGTCGGTACTCGCTCCGGGGGACGACGACGGTGACTTCCCAGACTTCGTGGTGCCGGCCGGCCGCAGCGTCGGGATCCCGTACAACGGGTCGGTCGCGCGGCTCTCGTTCGGGCCGGTGTCCTACGCCCGAGTCCGCAAGTGGGTCAGGGCCGGACATTTCGACGTGCTGCACCTGCACGAGCCGGTCGCGCCCAGCCTGTCGATGCTCGCCCTGATCGTGGCCGACGGCCCGATCGTCGCCACGTTCCACACGGCCAATCCCCGGTCGAAGATGCTCGCCGCCTTCCAGGGCCTGCTCCAGCCTTTCCTGGAGAAGATCACCGGCCGGATCGCGGTCAGTGACCTGGCCCGGCAGGTGCAGGTCGAGCACCTCGGCGGGGACGCGGTGGTCATCCCGAACGGCGTCGACGTGGCGACCTACGCTGCCGCCCGGCCGCTACCCGGCTATCCCCGTGACGGGGGGACCATCGGGTTCATCGGACGGTTCGAGGAGCCGCGGAAGGGCATGTCGACGCTGCTCGACGCGCTGCGGATCCTGCGCGTGGACCGCCCGGAACTGCAGTTGGTGGTGGCGGGCAGCGGCGACGAGAAGGAACTGATCGAGATGGCCGGTGATTTCGCCGGTCACGTCAGATCGCTCGGACTGATCTCCACCGCCGACAAGGCGTCTCTGCTGCACTCGGTGGACCTGTACTGCGCACCCAACACCGGCGGCGAGAGTTTCGGCATGATCCTGACCGAGGCGATGAGCGCCGGCTGCGCGGTGGTGGCCAGCGATCTGGACGCATTCGCCCGTGTGCTCGACGACGGTGCCGCCGGGGTGCTCAGCCCGGTGGAGGATCCGGAGGCGCTGGCCGTGGCGATCGGCGGCCTGCTCGACGATCCGGCCCGGCGGGCCGAGCTGGTCGCGGCGGCCCGAACGGCCGTCGCCGCCTACGACTGGCCGGTCGTCGCCGGTCGGATCGTGAAGGTCTACGAAACCGTCATCGCCGCCGATCCCCGGTCGGTCGTGGCCGCCGACTGA
- a CDS encoding aldo/keto reductase, with amino-acid sequence MSPFRSAPAYGPQALGAMYFGSTIAPDRSAALLEQFVDAGGVTIDTANNYPFWVEGMTGDESETFLGQYLATRGGPEDLLIATKIGARPRPGGSGFDQMQGLSASAVTTQIDGSLTRLGLDRVDLLYTHVNDPDTPLEETLQALDDLVRAGKVGTIGCSNLTLDRLREAHRISDENGWSRYEAIQMRHTYLTPAAGAEFWPQVALDDAQAAYAADEGMTVFAYAALLQGAYSRPDRAIPAEYHHRATGVQLEAVRSTAHRLGATANQVVLAYLMQALPSSVPVLGVSSPEQLREALDAVDLELDDQALATLRAARGLHTD; translated from the coding sequence GTGAGCCCCTTCCGATCTGCCCCCGCCTACGGCCCGCAGGCATTGGGTGCCATGTACTTCGGGTCCACCATCGCCCCGGATCGGTCGGCCGCACTGCTCGAGCAGTTCGTCGACGCCGGTGGCGTCACCATCGACACCGCCAACAACTACCCGTTCTGGGTGGAGGGCATGACGGGCGACGAGAGCGAGACGTTTCTCGGGCAGTACCTGGCGACCAGAGGCGGCCCGGAAGACCTGCTGATCGCCACCAAGATCGGTGCCCGGCCCCGGCCCGGCGGTTCCGGCTTCGACCAGATGCAGGGCCTGTCCGCGTCCGCCGTGACCACGCAGATCGACGGATCCCTGACTCGGCTTGGCCTGGACCGGGTGGACCTGCTCTACACGCACGTCAACGACCCGGACACCCCACTGGAGGAGACCCTGCAGGCCCTGGACGACCTGGTTCGCGCGGGCAAGGTCGGCACCATCGGATGCAGCAACCTGACGCTGGACCGGCTGCGGGAGGCCCACCGGATCAGCGACGAGAACGGCTGGTCCCGGTACGAAGCCATCCAGATGCGGCACACGTACCTGACACCGGCGGCCGGCGCCGAGTTCTGGCCGCAGGTGGCGCTGGACGATGCCCAGGCCGCGTACGCCGCCGACGAGGGCATGACGGTGTTCGCGTACGCGGCCCTGCTGCAGGGTGCCTATTCACGGCCGGATCGGGCGATTCCGGCGGAGTACCACCACCGCGCCACCGGAGTACAGCTGGAGGCGGTGCGATCCACCGCCCACCGCCTCGGCGCCACAGCGAACCAGGTGGTGCTGGCCTACCTGATGCAGGCATTGCCGTCGTCGGTGCCCGTCCTCGGCGTGTCCAGCCCGGAGCAACTGCGGGAGGCACTCGACGCGGTCGACCTGGAACTGGACGACCAAGCCCTGGCCACACTGCGCGCGGCCCGGGGCCTGCACACCGACTGA
- a CDS encoding SDR family oxidoreductase — translation MMTNPTYATTGSTGRVGDMVARRLAAAGVAQRLIVRDPSRAPELPGAQISVADYVDPSASTAALTGIKTLFMVSAAEKPDRVQDHFTFIDAAASAGVELIVYLSFFGAAADSTFTLGRDHWATEEHLRSSGIDHVILRDNLYLDFLPGLVGDDGAIRGPAGDGRVAAVAQRDIAEVAASVLLAPDGHRGRTYRLTGPQALTLAEVAATLTVALDRPVRYVAETLEEAYASRAVYGAPRWQLDAWVSTYTAIAAGEMDGVSDDIPALTGHPATSLADLLRS, via the coding sequence ATGATGACGAATCCGACCTACGCCACCACCGGATCGACCGGGAGGGTGGGCGACATGGTGGCCCGGCGCCTCGCCGCCGCCGGTGTCGCCCAGCGACTGATCGTGCGTGACCCGTCCCGCGCCCCGGAGCTGCCGGGTGCCCAGATCTCCGTCGCCGACTACGTCGACCCGTCGGCCAGCACGGCCGCCCTGACCGGGATCAAGACCCTGTTCATGGTGTCCGCGGCGGAGAAGCCGGACCGGGTGCAGGACCACTTCACCTTCATCGACGCCGCGGCCTCGGCCGGGGTCGAGCTGATCGTGTACCTGTCCTTCTTCGGCGCTGCGGCCGATTCGACCTTCACCCTGGGCCGGGACCACTGGGCGACCGAGGAACATCTGAGGTCGAGCGGGATCGACCACGTGATCCTGCGGGACAACCTCTACCTGGACTTCCTCCCCGGCCTGGTCGGCGACGACGGTGCGATCCGGGGGCCGGCGGGCGACGGTCGGGTGGCCGCCGTGGCCCAGCGCGACATCGCGGAGGTGGCCGCATCGGTCCTGCTGGCGCCGGACGGCCACCGTGGGCGGACGTATCGGCTGACCGGACCGCAGGCGCTCACCCTCGCCGAGGTCGCGGCCACGCTGACCGTCGCCCTCGACCGTCCGGTCCGCTACGTCGCCGAGACCCTGGAGGAGGCGTACGCGTCGCGGGCGGTGTACGGCGCGCCGCGGTGGCAACTCGATGCCTGGGTGAGCACCTACACGGCCATCGCGGCGGGGGAGATGGACGGAGTCAGTGACGACATCCCCGCACTGACCGGGCATCCGGCGACGTCGCTGGCCGACCTGCTCCGATCCTGA
- a CDS encoding NUDIX hydrolase: MTTFVVVVLLVVLLVAALRLWLTANRLDRLHVRTEAAWQALEGALSRRIVATRAAAAAGAFAEPDADRLRHLTSLADHAPRAGRADAENDLSRALAAQPPVVEPELAAELNDAGERVVLARSFYNDAVRDTRALRAVWFTRMFRLAGRAAMPDYFEIADHVPVGPAERTAARVILLDEKHRVLMFASRDSGQLVWFPTGGGVEPGEDLRAAAVRELREETGLHVAAGDLVGPIWRRSARFVFTGVLYAQTEFYFVGRAPAGYRIDVAGFTELEKEVIAGHRWFSTDDLAAAASSARVYPEQLGDRLGEAVAALDRSGAAPDLTEIR; this comes from the coding sequence ATGACCACCTTCGTCGTCGTCGTCCTGTTGGTCGTGCTGCTGGTCGCCGCGTTGCGGTTGTGGCTGACGGCCAACCGGCTGGATCGGCTGCACGTCCGGACCGAGGCGGCGTGGCAGGCCCTGGAGGGGGCGCTGTCCCGGCGGATCGTCGCCACTCGGGCGGCCGCCGCAGCCGGGGCGTTCGCCGAGCCCGACGCCGATCGGCTGCGTCATCTGACCAGCCTGGCCGACCATGCGCCGCGGGCCGGCCGGGCGGACGCCGAGAACGACCTGTCCCGCGCGCTCGCCGCCCAGCCGCCGGTGGTCGAGCCGGAACTGGCGGCCGAACTGAACGACGCCGGCGAGCGCGTCGTGCTGGCCCGCAGCTTCTACAACGACGCAGTGCGTGACACCAGAGCCTTGCGGGCCGTGTGGTTCACCCGGATGTTCCGGCTGGCCGGCCGAGCGGCCATGCCGGACTACTTCGAGATCGCCGATCACGTCCCGGTCGGCCCGGCGGAGCGGACCGCGGCCCGGGTCATCCTGCTGGACGAGAAGCACCGGGTGCTGATGTTCGCCAGCCGCGACAGCGGGCAGCTGGTCTGGTTCCCGACCGGCGGCGGGGTCGAGCCAGGGGAGGACCTGCGTGCGGCCGCGGTGCGCGAGCTGCGGGAGGAAACGGGACTGCATGTGGCCGCCGGGGATCTGGTGGGCCCGATCTGGCGTCGGTCGGCCCGGTTCGTCTTCACCGGGGTGCTGTACGCACAGACCGAGTTCTACTTCGTCGGCCGGGCGCCCGCCGGATACCGGATCGACGTCGCCGGCTTCACCGAACTGGAGAAGGAGGTCATCGCCGGGCACCGATGGTTCTCCACCGACGACCTCGCGGCTGCGGCGTCGTCCGCCCGGGTCTATCCCGAGCAGCTGGGCGATCGGCTGGGGGAGGCCGTCGCCGCTCTTGACCGGTCGGGCGCGGCCCCCGATCTCACCGAGATCCGCTGA
- the pgsA gene encoding phosphatidylinositol phosphate synthase has translation MLNAIARGSVSKVTDPIGRGLLKMGLSPDLVTVIGTIGAVAASISLFGTGHLFWGTMAVTAFVFFDLFDGAMARARGFGTDFGLVLDASCDRIADGALFGSLAYYSFVIKHDTWLGSACLLILVAGQVISYVKARADSVDLRIGGALAERAERNVLGLVGAGLAGLGLKIALPICLWLLAAACLVTVVQRLVQVRQAAKAKGDPATKAPSGASGRGPAAGRQR, from the coding sequence ATGCTCAATGCGATCGCCCGCGGATCGGTGTCGAAGGTCACCGATCCGATCGGTCGTGGGCTGCTCAAGATGGGTCTGAGCCCGGACCTGGTGACGGTGATCGGCACGATCGGCGCGGTCGCCGCGTCGATCTCGTTGTTCGGGACCGGTCACCTCTTCTGGGGCACCATGGCGGTCACCGCGTTCGTCTTCTTCGACCTGTTCGACGGGGCGATGGCCAGGGCCCGCGGGTTCGGTACCGACTTCGGTCTGGTGCTGGACGCCTCGTGCGACCGCATCGCCGACGGCGCCCTGTTCGGCTCGCTGGCCTACTACAGCTTCGTGATCAAGCACGACACGTGGCTGGGCTCGGCCTGCCTGCTGATCCTGGTGGCCGGACAGGTGATCTCCTACGTCAAGGCGCGAGCCGATTCGGTCGACCTCAGGATCGGCGGCGCCCTGGCCGAGCGAGCCGAGCGCAACGTGCTCGGTCTGGTCGGGGCGGGTCTGGCCGGGCTCGGTCTGAAGATCGCACTGCCGATCTGCCTGTGGCTGCTCGCCGCGGCCTGTCTGGTGACGGTCGTTCAACGGCTGGTGCAGGTGCGACAGGCGGCCAAGGCCAAGGGCGACCCGGCGACCAAGGCTCCGTCCGGCGCGTCCGGGCGCGGACCCGCCGCCGGCCGTCAGCGGTGA